The genomic segment TAGCGGCAGGGATGCCGCTGGTTATATCAGAAGCGATGTTTCAGCATCGCTGAAACTCGCTGCCAAAAGTGTACAAGGATGTACACTTTTGGCAAGGCAACGCAGATATGCCGTCTATTTCAAAAGGTAGGTACTGTATTTACATAAGTAATCGCCGCCGCCAGCGCATCGGCGGCGTGATCGGGTTTCGGTATCGCTTTAAGGCCGAGCAGTAACTGTACTGTTAGCTGCACTTGCTGCTTTTCCGCCTGCGCGATACCGGTAACCGCTTTTTTAATAGCGTTCGGCGCGTATTGAAAGACGGGAACACCTGCTTGCGCTAAGGCAAGCAGCGTTACGCCGCGTGCTTCCGAAACGCTCAAAGCGCTCGTTACGTTTTTTGCGAAATAGAGCGTTTCGATACCGGCAGCAGCAGGTTGGTATGTGCGGATAAGCTCCGTGAGCCGGTCAAAGACAATGAGCAGCCGATTTCCCTGTACCTGCCCCGCCTCCGTTTGAATAACACCGTACTCGATACAGCGCATCCTGCTGCCGGACACAGCAATGATGCCGTAGCCGGTAGAGGCAAGCCCGGGGTCAATCCCCATGATAATCCGTCCTGCGGCTGTCCGCTGTTCCGCCATTCTCCTTATTTTCCTACCATATTAACGCCGGTTAAAGCACGCATTTGCGTATTACAGCGCCTGTGTCCGCACTTTTAAGAATGCACGATGTGCCTCATCCAAATGAGGATCCAGCGCAGTACGAACCGCTTGATTATAATCATTCAGCCACTTGAGTTCTTCGGGAAGCAGTAGCTCCTTCACCACCGGCCGTGTGTCGATCGGGCAGAGCGTCAGCGTTTCAAACTCAAAGAATGTCCCATACTCTGTTGTTTTCCATTCCTTTGTCAGTGTGAGATTTTCGATGCGGATACCGTGACTGCCAGCACAGTAAAAGCCGGGCTCGTTGGAGGTAATCATACCCGCCTTCATCGGAGCGTCCGTATAGCGGAGCCCGATATTTTGCGGCCCTTCGTGAACGGACAGCACATACCCGACGCCGTGTCCGGTACCGTGCTTATAGTCCTTGCCGTATTTTCGAAGCGGATTGCGGGCAAGGATATCAAGCTTATAGCCGGTCGTGTTTTCGGGGAACTTTGCTAAAGCGAGCTGGATATGCCCTTTGAGTACCAGCGTATAATCCTCTTTTTCTTCCGCGGTGAGCGGGCCGAGCGGGATGGTACGGGTAATATCCGTTGTTCCGTCCCGATATTGTCCGCCTGAGTCGAGCAGTAAAAAGCTTTTGGGCTGCAAGGTAGCGGCTGTTTCTTTTTTAGGCCCGTAGTGGATAATCGCCGCATTCGCTCCATATCCGGCAATCGTGGTAAAGCTCGCCTCTATGAAGTCGGGCTGTTCGGCACGGAAGCGCAGCAGCTGTTCGGAAACGTCCCATTCGGTAACGCCGCTATCGGCATGATCTTCCACCCATTTGAGGATTTTGACCATCGCGATGCCGTCTTTAAGGAACGCATTCCGGTAATTTTTAATTTCGATTTCGTTTTTCACCGCTTTCATCGAAGAAGTGATATTAAGGCCTTCTATGATATTCGCTTTAATCTTGTTGCGTAAGAAGATATTTGTCCGTGCGGGATCAAGGTAGACCGTACCCTGTAATTTTTCGGCATCGGCGAAAACCGCTTCGTAAGGCGCAACCGACACCCCTTCTTTTTCAAGCGTCGCCTTCACCTC from the Treponema medium genome contains:
- the ruvC gene encoding crossover junction endodeoxyribonuclease RuvC, with amino-acid sequence MAEQRTAAGRIIMGIDPGLASTGYGIIAVSGSRMRCIEYGVIQTEAGQVQGNRLLIVFDRLTELIRTYQPAAAGIETLYFAKNVTSALSVSEARGVTLLALAQAGVPVFQYAPNAIKKAVTGIAQAEKQQVQLTVQLLLGLKAIPKPDHAADALAAAITYVNTVPTF
- a CDS encoding aminopeptidase P family protein codes for the protein MTIAERISVLRNKMAECGFDAYYIPTADPHQCEYLAEHDKTRVFISGFTGSAGAVLVTKDKAFLWTDGRYFLQAEKELKESGILLQKSGEPNVPTVFEYLAQALPAGSTIGMDGKVMAVNSFAQFNSSLPDMKFVIDRDLIGEIWTNRPAPVLSAAFLLDVRYTGRSASEKIKEVRAALREKKAESTVIGALEDVCYLFNIRGNDIECTPVVTAYALVDMQSARLYIDARQMTDEVKATLEKEGVSVAPYEAVFADAEKLQGTVYLDPARTNIFLRNKIKANIIEGLNITSSMKAVKNEIEIKNYRNAFLKDGIAMVKILKWVEDHADSGVTEWDVSEQLLRFRAEQPDFIEASFTTIAGYGANAAIIHYGPKKETAATLQPKSFLLLDSGGQYRDGTTDITRTIPLGPLTAEEKEDYTLVLKGHIQLALAKFPENTTGYKLDILARNPLRKYGKDYKHGTGHGVGYVLSVHEGPQNIGLRYTDAPMKAGMITSNEPGFYCAGSHGIRIENLTLTKEWKTTEYGTFFEFETLTLCPIDTRPVVKELLLPEELKWLNDYNQAVRTALDPHLDEAHRAFLKVRTQAL